Proteins from one Deinococcus sp. AB2017081 genomic window:
- a CDS encoding IclR family transcriptional regulator, with protein sequence MLSLQKASTILGAFSAEQPEWGVRALAAHLGVPRATAHAYLAGLTEAGFLRRTPAGKYRLSWHLAEMGAQLTAALPWFPEARALITRLALEVRCVAFLCILEGEEVVATIRERHPDADIDLPMDIYLPATATASGKILYAHAEITPRAFATCTPSSITSMDEWRTEVAKVRRLGYAYSIEEWVPGQCTLGVPYHAPDAQRGGTVVAAIGVQMSAGRYLREERQVRERVLSIVREAEAL encoded by the coding sequence GTGCTGTCCCTTCAGAAAGCGTCCACCATCCTGGGTGCCTTCAGCGCCGAGCAGCCCGAGTGGGGCGTGCGGGCGCTGGCGGCGCACCTGGGCGTGCCCCGGGCCACCGCACACGCCTACCTCGCTGGCCTGACCGAGGCGGGCTTCCTGCGGCGCACGCCGGCCGGCAAGTACCGCCTGTCGTGGCACCTCGCCGAGATGGGGGCCCAGCTGACGGCCGCCCTGCCGTGGTTCCCCGAGGCCCGCGCCCTGATCACGCGCCTGGCGCTGGAGGTGCGCTGCGTGGCGTTCCTGTGCATTCTGGAAGGCGAGGAGGTGGTCGCCACGATCCGTGAGCGGCACCCGGACGCGGACATCGACCTGCCCATGGACATCTACCTGCCGGCAACGGCCACCGCGAGCGGCAAGATCCTGTACGCCCACGCCGAGATCACGCCGCGCGCATTTGCCACCTGCACACCGAGCTCGATCACCTCCATGGACGAGTGGCGCACCGAGGTCGCCAAGGTGCGCCGGCTGGGCTACGCGTACTCCATAGAGGAATGGGTGCCGGGGCAGTGCACGCTGGGCGTGCCTTATCACGCGCCGGATGCCCAGCGTGGCGGCACGGTCGTGGCGGCCATCGGCGTCCAGATGAGTGCGGGCCGTTACCTGCGCGAGGAGCGGCAGGTGCGCGAGCGGGTGCTGAGCATCGTGCGCGAGGCCGAGGCACTGTAG
- a CDS encoding M42 family metallopeptidase, whose protein sequence is MSRPTIDLPYTLDVLVRLLDTPSPTGFTERAVRGIEEELRALGITPARTRKGALTWEVAGSDQRHVTFSGHVDTLGAMVKHIKRTGRVTLSALGGYDWATVEGEDVRVHTQSGRVVTGTVVNIRQSTHVHGAALRTLQREQSVMEVRLDEPTWSADETRALGIAVGDFVSFDARPRVTPAGYVKARHLDNKAAVAVFLGVTRALREHPPTATTAFHVTTYEEVGHGAATGIPPHTDELIAVDMAAVGENQQSSEHHVTLCVADSGGPYDHALGNRLRASARRAGVALCVDIYPYYASDGTAAWRAGGDYPVALIGPGVDASHAYERTHTDALVATGALMLAHVRDED, encoded by the coding sequence ATGAGCCGCCCCACCATCGACCTGCCGTACACGCTGGACGTCCTGGTGCGGCTGCTGGACACGCCCAGTCCGACCGGATTCACCGAGCGGGCCGTGCGCGGGATCGAGGAGGAGCTGCGGGCACTGGGCATCACGCCGGCGCGCACCCGCAAGGGCGCCCTGACCTGGGAGGTCGCCGGTTCGGATCAGCGCCATGTGACCTTCAGTGGGCACGTGGACACCCTGGGCGCGATGGTCAAGCACATCAAGCGGACGGGCCGGGTGACCCTCTCCGCGCTGGGGGGCTACGACTGGGCGACCGTCGAGGGCGAGGACGTCCGGGTGCACACCCAGTCCGGCCGGGTCGTCACCGGCACCGTCGTGAACATCCGGCAGAGTACGCACGTGCATGGCGCGGCGCTGCGCACGCTGCAGCGCGAGCAGTCGGTCATGGAGGTGCGCCTGGACGAACCCACGTGGTCGGCCGACGAGACCCGCGCCCTGGGAATCGCGGTGGGCGACTTCGTGAGCTTCGATGCCCGGCCCCGCGTGACTCCGGCGGGATACGTCAAGGCCCGGCACCTGGACAACAAGGCGGCGGTGGCGGTGTTCCTGGGCGTGACCCGGGCCCTGCGGGAGCACCCGCCCACGGCCACCACCGCCTTCCACGTGACCACCTACGAGGAGGTCGGGCACGGCGCGGCGACCGGCATCCCGCCCCACACGGACGAGCTGATCGCGGTGGACATGGCGGCCGTGGGCGAGAACCAGCAGAGCAGCGAGCACCACGTGACGCTGTGTGTGGCCGACAGCGGCGGACCCTACGACCACGCGCTGGGCAACCGGCTGCGGGCCTCGGCACGCCGGGCGGGGGTGGCGCTGTGCGTGGACATCTACCCGTACTACGCCTCGGACGGCACGGCGGCGTGGCGGGCGGGCGGCGACTATCCGGTGGCGCTGATCGGCCCGGGCGTGGACGCCAGCCACGCCTACGAGCGCACCCACACGGACGCGCTGGTGGCGACCGGGGCGCTCATGCTGGCCCATGTCCGCGACGAGGACTGA
- a CDS encoding enoyl-ACP reductase FabI, whose amino-acid sequence MSVSVDLSDKTALVMGVANARSLGWAIAEQLLAAGCRVGFSYQGERLKGELDKLLAGRPGVWSQQADATSEADLAALFARVKDEFGHLDYVVHAIAFAPRTAMEGRFLDTTPEDWNTSLHVSAYTLVAASRHAEPLLRDGGSIVSLTYHASQQVVPKYNVMGVAKAALEAATRYLAADFGPREIRVNTISAGPMRTIAARSIPGFGGLYDKGARNASFGRNATPEEVGKLALFLLSDLGSGVTGQTVYVDAGLSIMTVKED is encoded by the coding sequence ATGAGTGTCAGCGTGGATCTTTCGGACAAGACGGCCCTGGTCATGGGTGTGGCGAATGCCCGCAGCCTGGGCTGGGCGATCGCCGAGCAACTGCTCGCGGCCGGGTGCCGCGTGGGGTTCTCGTATCAGGGTGAGCGCCTCAAGGGCGAACTGGACAAGCTCCTGGCCGGCAGGCCGGGCGTGTGGTCGCAGCAGGCCGACGCGACCAGCGAGGCGGACCTGGCGGCGCTGTTCGCCCGCGTGAAAGACGAGTTCGGACACCTGGACTACGTGGTGCACGCGATTGCCTTCGCGCCGCGCACGGCGATGGAGGGCCGCTTCCTGGACACCACCCCGGAGGACTGGAACACCTCGCTGCACGTCAGCGCGTACACGCTGGTCGCGGCCTCGCGGCACGCGGAGCCGCTGCTGCGCGACGGCGGCAGCATCGTGAGCCTGACGTACCACGCCTCGCAGCAGGTCGTGCCCAAGTACAACGTGATGGGCGTGGCCAAGGCCGCCCTGGAGGCCGCGACCCGCTACCTGGCCGCCGACTTCGGCCCGCGCGAGATCCGTGTGAACACGATCAGCGCCGGCCCGATGCGGACGATCGCGGCGCGCAGCATTCCCGGCTTCGGCGGCCTGTACGACAAGGGCGCGCGCAACGCGAGTTTCGGCCGCAACGCCACGCCCGAGGAGGTCGGCAAGCTCGCCCTGTTCCTGCTGAGCGACCTCGGCAGCGGCGTGACCGGGCAGACCGTGTACGTGGACGCGGGCCTGAGCATCATGACGGTGAAAGAGGACTGA
- the pgeF gene encoding peptidoglycan editing factor PgeF codes for MLLRAPNLTAPHAFTTRSGGVSVGAFRGLNLDDRQDDPAAVAENRARLAGALGAGPAAFARLDQVHGTQVVPVTQPGVWEGDALVTATPGLLLAIGTADCYPLLLHDRAAGVVGAAHAGWKGTLGRIARETVQAMTALGAEAGRICAAVGPGICGERYGVGDDLAAQFRQAGLGDFVLDRPGQPHLDLAGANRAVLEDAGVPATNIWLSGRCSTEVDFYSYRRDAGVTGRMWAVIGLGAGGHG; via the coding sequence ATGTTGCTCCGCGCACCGAACCTGACGGCGCCGCATGCGTTCACCACGCGCAGCGGCGGCGTCTCGGTCGGGGCGTTCCGGGGCCTGAACCTTGACGACCGCCAGGACGATCCGGCGGCCGTGGCCGAGAACCGTGCCCGGCTGGCCGGGGCCCTGGGTGCTGGTCCGGCGGCCTTCGCCCGCCTGGATCAGGTGCATGGCACGCAGGTGGTGCCCGTCACACAGCCCGGTGTGTGGGAGGGCGACGCCCTGGTCACGGCCACGCCGGGCCTCCTGCTCGCCATCGGCACGGCCGACTGCTACCCGCTGCTGCTGCACGACCGGGCGGCCGGGGTCGTCGGCGCGGCGCATGCCGGCTGGAAGGGCACGCTGGGCCGCATCGCGCGGGAGACGGTGCAGGCCATGACCGCGCTGGGAGCCGAGGCGGGCCGGATCTGTGCCGCCGTCGGCCCGGGCATCTGTGGCGAGCGCTACGGGGTCGGCGACGACCTCGCCGCGCAGTTCCGGCAGGCCGGGCTGGGGGACTTCGTGCTCGACCGTCCGGGTCAGCCGCACCTGGACCTCGCGGGGGCGAACCGTGCCGTGCTGGAGGACGCCGGCGTTCCGGCCACGAACATCTGGCTCAGCGGACGCTGCTCCACCGAGGTCGACTTCTACTCGTACCGGCGCGACGCCGGCGTGACCGGGCGCATGTGGGCCGTGATCGGCCTGGGTGCCGGAGGGCACGGATGA